TTCAGCTATAAAGCTATtgtaattaattcaaatcaatataAATCTTGGTTCTacctttatcgataaaaaaaaaaaaaatctttaatgtTTTTGATCATAATGATCGAAACTAAGAACAATTGCTGCAGGTAGAAATTCTCTACAAATTACACCATAAGAATCTCATAAAATTTATGGGTTACTGCGAAGAGGAACAAAATTTGGTTCTTGTATATGAATACATGTCCAATGGAGACCTGCGACATTTTCTGGATGGTATGCTTCGCAACACTGCAAAATTTTATGATTTAGAGGAATGTTTTCTGCTTGCTTAATCAAAGGCCTACGTTGCTTGGTTTCAGGTCAAACTTCTTCAAGAAATTATCTGGGCTGGGAAAGAAGACTCAACATTGCATTAGATGCTGCTCAAGGTTAGAAATAAATACTGTAGAATGGGAAGAAAACTAAAAAGCTCGGTGCTAATCTTGAAAAAGATCATGGGGTCTAATTCTTGCTTAACTTTTTGGCAGGATTGGAATATCTACATGTAGGATGCAAGCCAAGCATTATTCACAGAGATGTAAAGAGCTCCAATATTTTGTTGAATGACCAAATGGAAGCAAAAATAGCAGATTTTGGGTTGTCAAGGATGGGACCATTGGATGGAGCTACACACGTATCCACCCTTGTAAAGGGTACCATTGGATATCTAGATCCAGAGTAAatatgcttttcttttctttattgatACTCAATTCAAATTATATATGTGAATTATTTAAGGGTTTTTAATCCTTCAACTCTTACAGTCCATCAATTCAAGTATGATGTAGAGAACCTTCCCCCTACCCTGTTTATCTCACACCCAGTTACCTTTGAAAAAGGGAATTAACCAGGAACAAACTCGTGCAGGAAAGGGTCTCAGATAGCTGCATTAGCAATGCATAATCTCAGTATACGAGTCTATTTATAACATCTGAATTTCTTCCCCATTAAGGATGTGCATAAATAAGGAGGTGTTGAGCTGCTAGATGTCCTAAATCTTATACCGAAGTAATTTGATCAAGTCACTTATCCCTTGGCCATTTCAAAGAAGAGGTTAACGGCTTTTTTAAAGGTCATTTATGCTTTGAATCGTTAAGAGAGGAGTTTGATGGTTTCAGTCAACTATTATCTAAACAATCTAAATAGAAGATTGAGAATTTCTTTTATAGAATGGTTGAtatctttttgtttttttaaatatattgGTAAAATAGACTTACTAGTTGGTTTTCTACAGATATTATTCTACAAATCGATTGACAGAAAAGAGTGATGTTTATAGCTTTGGAGTTGTTTTGATGGAGATTATTAGTGGAAAACATCCTCACTTTGTAGATGATTCAACATCTAACAGTGAACACATACAAATCACTAATTGGGTAATAATAAAGAcattttttttaaatctcaaacTAAACTTAGAATACTTATaattttgttttcattgtttttttgaaaTAGTTTTAGACTTTGAAAACTCAAAATATCTAATCTTAAAATTTGATTGTTGATACTAAATTATAAGTGGTTGTTTATATCAGGTAAGGGCATCCTTATTAAAGGATGACATAGAGAACATTGCAGATCCTAATTTACTTGGAAATTATGATAAAGATGCAATGTTGAAAGTGGCAAATTTGGCAATGGTTTGTACTTCACCTCATTCTAAGAATAGGCCTACAATGAATGAGGTGGTGTTAGAATTAAAGGAAGCAAGTCAATTCGAAACACATGAAATTGCATCCTCACATTCTCATCCTTCTTTACAAACCTCTCATAATGTGGACTCAGATGTGTCATTATATTCAGTTGGTAGATGAGATAGAGGAAGATGTTACAAAATGGGCAGGGGAACACTCACAAGAAACCAAAATAGCAGTAATGAAATCCTACCTCTATTGTGGCTTATTTC
Above is a window of Cryptomeria japonica unplaced genomic scaffold, Sugi_1.0 HiC_scaffold_1310, whole genome shotgun sequence DNA encoding:
- the LOC131079734 gene encoding probable LRR receptor-like serine/threonine-protein kinase At1g51810 isoform X2; the protein is MGDPCLPQKYSWDWVDCNQDSSPRIIAVTLPNRHLNGTIPPSFSNLSALVKLDLARNNLSGSIPEALAILSNLKQLNLADNDLNGSVPIGLSEQKQRGKLILSVYGNEKLCQVGICKDGRKGKSSKTLFVWLIVAGIAILISFTAILIFIKIKSSRKIRKGKTETGHLNLDNFDGCRSFSFIEVRAMTSNFQTEIGKGGYGSVYLGCLQDKDVAVKISSDKSHKGAIQFSTEVEILYKLHHKNLIKFMGYCEEEQNLVLVYEYMSNGDLRHFLDGQTSSRNYLGWERRLNIALDAAQGLEYLHVGCKPSIIHRDVKSSNILLNDQMEAKIADFGLSRMGPLDGATHVSTLVKGTIGYLDPEYYSTNRLTEKSDVYSFGVVLMEIISGKHPHFVDDSTSNSEHIQITNWVRASLLKDDIENIADPNLLGNYDKDAMLKVANLAMVCTSPHSKNRPTMNEVVLELKEASQFETHEIASSHSHPSLQTSHNVDSDVSLYSVGR